In Macadamia integrifolia cultivar HAES 741 chromosome 5, SCU_Mint_v3, whole genome shotgun sequence, a single window of DNA contains:
- the LOC122078735 gene encoding ribosomal RNA small subunit methyltransferase NEP1-like isoform X1 codes for MVRPYKVKGFKRKKREEVYDEDEELKEEAEDDERETAAAEAGAEGEEEEDKRRAEEAVDELPGIPIVPTNAHSGAGVIVILERASLEVAKVGKTYQLLNSDDHVNFLLKHGKDPKNYRPDIAFQAILTILDSRLNKAGRLRALYVKTEKGVLFEIKPYARLPRTFKRFSGLILQLLQKLTVNASGKREKLLRVVKNPVTRYLPLNSRKIGLSHSAERMVKIQDYVNNATNNDVNLVFVVGAMAHGKINTEYTDDFISVSGYPLSAAYCLGMICNALEQKWNIL; via the exons atggtgAGGCCTTACAAGGTGAAAGGGTTTAAgcggaagaagagagaagaagtatACGACGAAGATGAAGAACTGAAAGAGGAGGCGGAGGATGATGAACGGGAGacagcagcagcagaagcaggggcagaaggagaagaggaagaagacaagagGAGAGCAGAGGAGGCCGTGGATGAACTTCCCGGGATTCCAATAGTGCCGACCAATGCGCACTCAGGGGCTGGGGTCATAGTCATTCTAGAGAGGGCTTCTTTGGAAGTCGCGAAAGTCGGAAAG ACTTACCAACTTCTAAATTCGGATGATCACGTCAACTTTTTGCTGAAGCATGGAAAAGATCCTAAAAATTACAGGCCTGACATTGCTTTCCAG GCTATTCTTACGATTTTGGATAGTCGGCTCAACAAGGCTGGAAGACTAAGAGCCCTCTATGTGAAGACTGAGAAGGGAGTGCTTTTTGAAATTAAACCCTATGCTCGTCTCCCAAGGACATTTAAGCGGTTTTCTGGCTTAATTT TGCAACTACTACAAAAGCTCACTGTAAATGCCAGCGGTAAGCGTGAAAAACTTTTGCGTGTGGTTAAGAATCCTGTGACACGGTATTTACCTCTGAACTCTCGCAAAATAG GACTCTCACACAGTGCAGAAAGGATGGTTAAAATCCAGGACTATGTTAATAATGCTACCAACAATGATGTGAACCTTGTTTTTGTG GTTGGTGCAATGGCCCATGGGAAAATTAATACCGAGTATACTGATGATTTTATATCAG TTTCAGGCTACCCATTGAGTGCTGCATATTGTTTAGGAATGATCTGCAATGCTTTGGAGCAGAAATGGAACATCTTGTAA
- the LOC122078735 gene encoding ribosomal RNA small subunit methyltransferase NEP1-like isoform X2, translating into MVRPYKVKGFKRKKREEVYDEDEELKEEAEDDERETAAAEAGAEGEEEEDKRRAEEAVDELPGIPIVPTNAHSGAGVIVILERASLEVAKVGKTYQLLNSDDHVNFLLKHGKDPKNYRPDIAFQAILTILDSRLNKAGRLRALYVKTEKGVLFEIKPYARLPRTFKRFSGLILQLLQKLTVNASGKREKLLRVVKNPVTRYLPLNSRKIGLSHSAERMVKIQDYVNNATNNDVNLVFVVGAMAHGKINTEYTDDFISGYPLSAAYCLGMICNALEQKWNIL; encoded by the exons atggtgAGGCCTTACAAGGTGAAAGGGTTTAAgcggaagaagagagaagaagtatACGACGAAGATGAAGAACTGAAAGAGGAGGCGGAGGATGATGAACGGGAGacagcagcagcagaagcaggggcagaaggagaagaggaagaagacaagagGAGAGCAGAGGAGGCCGTGGATGAACTTCCCGGGATTCCAATAGTGCCGACCAATGCGCACTCAGGGGCTGGGGTCATAGTCATTCTAGAGAGGGCTTCTTTGGAAGTCGCGAAAGTCGGAAAG ACTTACCAACTTCTAAATTCGGATGATCACGTCAACTTTTTGCTGAAGCATGGAAAAGATCCTAAAAATTACAGGCCTGACATTGCTTTCCAG GCTATTCTTACGATTTTGGATAGTCGGCTCAACAAGGCTGGAAGACTAAGAGCCCTCTATGTGAAGACTGAGAAGGGAGTGCTTTTTGAAATTAAACCCTATGCTCGTCTCCCAAGGACATTTAAGCGGTTTTCTGGCTTAATTT TGCAACTACTACAAAAGCTCACTGTAAATGCCAGCGGTAAGCGTGAAAAACTTTTGCGTGTGGTTAAGAATCCTGTGACACGGTATTTACCTCTGAACTCTCGCAAAATAG GACTCTCACACAGTGCAGAAAGGATGGTTAAAATCCAGGACTATGTTAATAATGCTACCAACAATGATGTGAACCTTGTTTTTGTG GTTGGTGCAATGGCCCATGGGAAAATTAATACCGAGTATACTGATGATTTTATATCAG GCTACCCATTGAGTGCTGCATATTGTTTAGGAATGATCTGCAATGCTTTGGAGCAGAAATGGAACATCTTGTAA
- the LOC122079937 gene encoding protein FAR1-RELATED SEQUENCE 6-like, translating into MEARPPDGDPPIGGESNEHVTESDCARIEVDDGAQKEKSIMPVPPVVGMGFDFARAEIHDGAQKEKIIVPPFVGMEFESYDDAYDYYNCYAMELGFGVRVRNSYCGKTTKEKIGAVLCCSCEGYKEKIGSIRLKPETRTGCLAMIRLKLISKNWQITEVKLEHNHVNIPESVRLFKFHKNISSGIKRKLQSVDAGGYANLNSDDKDASDFVGNRKRLKFQEGDAQALYNYFCHMQLTSSNFFYVMDVSDNGHLRNVFWADARFRAAYGYFGDVVAFETTYLKNKYEMSFAPFVGVNHHGNTILLGCGLLADETTESFVWLFKAWLSCMSGSAPSAIITDQCKAIQEAIAVVFPNTHHRLCLWHIMQKFPDQLGALQEYESIKKAMGIAVYDSLTVSEFEAAWENLIQSYGIGHNEWIRTLYEHRKIWVPVFLRGTFFAGMSTTQRSEKIYSFFDGYVHQTTSLKEFLDKYELTLHKKYEIESKFDFESRHRKLVLKTKCSYERQLSELYTNSIFKKFQHEIEDMVLCFNTSQVNVDGPTIKYIVKEHYAGGANGRMIRDYEVLYNSDEIEVSCICNWFDFKGYLCRHALSVLNYNDVREVPSKYILPRWRKDFKRIYVAHKSQVVDVKNSVKWYDQLYSRAIQTVEEGVISEENYTLVLQGLEEVLAKIHGTEKNASNNTPTPAQPTITKVNSFQC; encoded by the coding sequence ATGGAAGCAAGACCACCCGATGGTGATCCACCAATAGGTGGGGAAAGTAATGAGCATGTAACAGAAAGTGATTGTGCCAGGATAGAGGTTGATGATGGAGCTCAGAAAGAGAAGAGTATCATGCCTGTGCCACCTGTTGTAGGTATGGGGTTTGATTTTGCAAGGGCAGAGATACATGATGGAGCtcagaaagagaaaattattgtgCCACCTTTTGTAGGTATGGAGTTTGAATCCTATGATGATGCTTATGATTATTACAATTGTTACGCTATGGAACTTGGATTTGGTGTTCGAGTAAGGAACTCATATTGTGGTAAAACGACCAAGGAAAAAATAGGTGCGGTCTTGTGTTGTAGTTGTGAGGGGTATAAAGAGAAAATTGGCTCAATCCGTCTTAAACCAGAAACAAGAACTGGTTGTTTGGCAATGATAAGACTTAAGTTAATCTCCAAGAATTGGCAAATTACTGAAGTAAAACTGGAACACAATCATGTGAATATTCCAGAAAGTGTTCGTCTTTTTAAATTCCACAAGAACATAAGTTCTGGAATTAAAAGAAAGCTCCAGTCTGTGGATGCTGGGGGTTATGCAAACTTAAATTCTGATGATAAAGATGCCAGTGATTTTGTTGGGAATCGCAAGCGATTGAAATTTCAAGAAGGTGATGCTCAAGCCCTTTATAATTACTTCTGTCACATGCAATTGACGAGTTCAAATTTCTTTTACGTGATGGATGTCAGTGACAATGGGCATTTACGAAATGTGTTCTGGGCTGATGCAAGGTTTCGGGCTGCATATGGTTACTTTGGAGATGTTGTAGCATTTGAGACGACAtacttgaaaaataaatatgagATGTCATTTGCACCATTTGTCGGTGTAAACCACCATGGGAACACTATATTGTTGGGTTGTGGTTTGCTTGCAGATGAGACAACTGAATCATTTGTGTGGTTATTCAAGGCATGGCTTTCATGTATGTCAGGGAGTGCTCCATCTGCAATAATTACTGATCAATGTAAAGCCATTCAAGAAGCTATAGCTGTGGTATTCCCAAATACCCATCATCGCCTTTGTTTGTGGCACATCATGCAAAAATTTCCAGACCAGTTGGGTGCGCTACAGGAGTATGAATCAATTAAGAAAGCAATGGGCATAGCAGTGTATGACTCTCTGACAGTAAGTGAATTTGAAGCAGCTTGGGAAAATTTGATCCAAAGTTATGGAATTGGTCATAATGAATGGATTCGAACATTGTATGAACATAGAAAAATATGGGTACCCGTTTTTCTAAGGGGTACTTTTTTTGCTGGAATGTCAACCACCCAAAGAAGTGAGAagatatattctttttttgatgGATATGTGCATCAGACAACTTCTCTTAAGGAGTTTCTTGATAAGTATGAGCTAACTCTACACAAGAAGTATGAGATAgaatccaaatttgattttgaatcaaGACATCGTAAGCttgttttgaaaacaaaatgtAGTTATGAAAGACAACTCTCTGAACTGTATACAAATTCCATATTTAAGAAGTTCCAACATGAGATTGAGGATATGGTTTTATGTTTTAACACATCTCAAGTCAATGTTGATGGGCCAACCATAAAATATATAGTTAAAGAGCATTATGCAGGTGGAGCAAATGGCAGAATGATTAGGGATTATGAGGTCTTATACAATTCAGATGAAATAGAAGTTTCTTGCATTTGCAATTGGTTTGACTTTAAAGGATATCTTTGTAGGCATGCATTGAGTGTTCTCAACTATAATGATGTGCGGGAAGTTCCATCCAAGTACATTTTGCCTCGTTGGAGAAAGGATTTCAAGCGTATATATGTTGCTCATAAAAGCCAAGTTGTCGATGTTAAAAATTCTGTCAAGTGGTATGATCAATTATACTCACGTGCTATCCAGACTGTGGAGGAAGGGGTAATATCTGAAGAAAACTACACTCTTGTTTTGCAAGGGCTGGAGGAGGTGTTGGCTAAGATTCATGGTACAGAAAAAAATGCTTCAAATAACACACCCACACCAGCACAACCAACTATAACGAAAGTAAACTCATTCCAGTGCTGA